From Salvelinus namaycush isolate Seneca chromosome 2, SaNama_1.0, whole genome shotgun sequence, one genomic window encodes:
- the LOC120022048 gene encoding plexin-B1-like: MVAMPPGMVRHGFSVPAAVPVLSLLLAASWPSYGLAWASDPSTTPSSPYPTFTRTDALFEHLALHPDPAVGRIYVGARDHLFQLDRNLTAELQDNTGPVTDSRECLPPVTESNCPQARRTSNHNKLLLVDPYAMELITCGSVNQGICQKRSLDSVGTVLFSAERPVDTQYVAANHPNVSTVGLVVRSRPDRQPVLFVGRGYTSSHPPISTRNLAQEPVFSYEETAKLAVAGRLSEYDHHFVASFAHRQHVYFLFYRRDIKSQSREYRTYVSRVCLDDQAYYSYVEVPLACRSAAGKSYNLLQAVRLGLPPKQSGGDAGQAEVLLGVFSTRQASSTRPSEDSALCMFNLDDLDQRINSTRDLCYTQFGRDEGGGEAAYIEYEVKSNCANLPSNTLDAYPCGSDHTPSPMASRVPVETEPILDSPSARLTAVAVSVRVFLGPNGEVEEYAVVSIQANAAISSDLVLDQSEEHLFIMTSTMLQKRPVAECHEHLDCQACLSAHDPYCGWCVLEGRCGQRSQCSHRAQEGQWLWSFDMEQQCLTIQSLSPSNISREEKGRIALSVPGLPILEEDNSYACYFHDTESPATVTDTGVTCLSPDPHRVPAVPPGQEFVTVTLSLRFGDVVITATEFTFYDCTAVKQLSGSVPCRGCVLSRWGCNWCVHQHTCTHKPTCDKGVIIYNEHFKLPTSAPPTTKAVTITTTSPSTTVAPTTATAPPTTTTATAPPTTTTTTITTTIATTTTTEAPTTIATTEEPPTTTLPTTVPTTTTPEPTTPPTTAMSTEAPTTLPPTTLVEATTPKPETTTSEKEEQTTTGELFAEAESETEGPVVTPGDMELAAETEVATVMTEDEQPSDDLATLNPLAFPPETSPLEVVIASPPQELDEALTLAKPPMEVQPTTGSSPFPTPFPLWEPANSEPTFHLDLTGAHFPPPLEPLPPTEAEGQGAEPEVFLWPMEEVEEETEGTAAENDTSVAFSATTVLSGDGEAAEHSPSASAYPRLLDADSELDYQYDSADIFLPDRDLDYECVLVIEGRTVVVDAYVEMDEMNPSLFDITCQLHQYSYSAPAEEYNAMVYVKRRDTFHVDSAHDLYVTLYNCSVGRSDCSRCHTADQKYGCVWCGGGQSTCLYGDSCSEPIEQTCPAPVIHTIEPLSGLVEGGTVVTISGSNLGQKAEDILHSVSVAGVSCSVIPHLYEVSSRIVCKTEASGGEKMGQVSVEVSGGEFGLSSQRFSYQDPFVMEVSPQRGPMAGGSSLTITGRNLLTGRPSDITVTVGGVPCVISSEVQEGSVVCVTGSSNGTGEHRVTLRYGDSQRHLHESAYRYTPNPNITQAAPAKSFLSGGRLVFVSGHNLDVVQEPRMLVTLSPYESIGQRKRRRSGSEREEETEDKVLLLRHRRIVPEPHCPGDPLCSIKQYIERCEVNSSSLILCRSPAVEPSVWGSRVDVAFLLDNLRFPFGAVSPQGAFSYEPNPVLHPLNQQEPLKPYRYNPGSFIQLEGENLDLAISKEEVVVLVGEGVCAVKTLTRNHLYCEPPPQQPVPGPPNGGRKREGADTLPEFTVHMGNLNFSLGRVQYDTLSLSTFPLEAQIGVGVGASIVALIVLIIVLIYRRKSKQALRDYKKVQIQLENLETSVRDRCKKEFTDLMTEMMDMSSDLVGSGIPFLDYRRYAERIFFPGHRESPLRRDLDVQECRRATVEQGLVQLSNLLNSKLFLTKFIHTLESQRTFSPRDRAYVASLLTVALHGKLEYFTDILKTLLNDLVEQYVAKNPKLMLRRTETVVEKLLTNWMSICLYAFLRDSAGESLYMLFRAIKHQVDKGPVDAVTGKAKYTLNDNRLLREDVEYKTLTLNVLMQGGGVNETQPLPSKVLDIDTITQVKEKLLDQVYKGTSFSHRPHTDSLDLEWRSGVAGHLILSDEDLTSVVQGNWKRLNTLQHYKVPDGATVALVPRHSKHIHHDNHDYVAGEKTPMLEDADEGGVRLWHLVKASEEPELPKHRRGSVRERERAKAIPEIYLTRLLSMKGTLQKFVDDLFTVILSTSRPVPLAVKYFFDLLDDQAQHHAITDPETIHIWKTNSLPLRFWINIVKNPQFIFDVQPSDHVDAVLTVISQTFMDSCTTAEHKLGRDSPINKLLYARDIPRYKQMVERYYADIRQTISASDQEMNSALAELSRNYSGELNYLVALHELYKYINKYYDQIIGALEEDSMAQKMQLGYRLQQVAAAVENKVTDL; the protein is encoded by the exons ATGGTTGCCATGCCTCCGGGGATGGTGCGACATGGTTTCTCAGTCCCAGCGGCGGTCCCAGTACTGTCGCTGCTGCTAGCCGCCAGCTGGCCCTCCTATGGCCTGGCCTGGGCCTCTGACCCCTCCACCACCCCCTCTTCCCCTTACCCCACCTTCACCCGCACAGACGCCCTCTTCGAGCACCTGGCCCTGCACCCGGACCCTGCAGTCGGGCGCATCTACGTGGGGGCGCGGGACCACCTCTTCCAGCTGGACCGCAATCTGACCGCCGAGCTCCAGGACAACACGGGGCCCGTGACGGACAGCCGCGAGTGCCTGCCCCCCGTCACCGAGAGCAACTGCCCGCAAGCGCGGCGCACCAGCAACCACAACAAGCTCCTGCTGGTGGACCCCTACGCCATGGAACTGATCACTTGCGGCAGCGTCAACCAGGGCATCTGCCAGAAGCGGAGTCTGGACTCGGTGGGTACGGTGCTGTTCTCGGCCGAGCGGCCCGTGGACACGCAGTACGTGGCTGCCAACCACCCAAACGTGAGCACGGTGGGCCTGGTGGTGCGCTCCCGCCCCGACCGCCAGCCCGTGCTCTTTGTGGGCCGCGGCTACACCAGCAGCCACCCACCCATCTCCACACGCAACCTGGCCCAGGAGCCCGTCTTCTCCTACGAAGAAACGGCGAAGCTAGCGGTGGCGGGTCGCCTCTCGGAGTACGACCACCACTTCGTGGCGTCCTTCGCCCACCGCCAGCACGTCTACTTCCTGTTCTACCGCCGCGACATTAAGTCTCAGTCTCGCGAGTACCGCACCTACGTGTCACGCGTGTGCCTGGACGACCAGGCCTACTACTCGTACGTGGAAGTGCCCCTGGCCTGTCGCTCAGCGGCCGGGAAGAGCTACAACTTGCTCCAGGCTGTCCGCCTTGGTCTACCACCCAAGCAGAGTGGGGGCGATGCTGGGCAGGCAGAGGTGCTCCTGGGGGTGTTCTCCACCCGGCAGGCCTCGTCCACGCGACCCAGCGAGGACTCTGCTCTTTGCATGTTCAATCTTGACGATTTGGACCAGAGGATCAACTCCACCAGGGACCTGTGTTACACGCAGTTCGGCCGGgacgagggagggggggaggcGGCCTACATCGAGTACGAGGTCAAATCCAACTGCGCCAACCTGCCTTCG AATACCCTTGATGCCTACCCCTGTGGTTCGGACCACACCCCCAGTCCAATGGCCAGCCGGGTGCCGGTGGAAACCGAGCCCATATTGGACAGCCCGTCCGCCCGTCTCACCGCAGTGGCTGTCAGCGTGAGG GTGTTCCTGGGCCCTAATGGTGAGGTGGAGGAGTATGCCGTCGTCTCCATCCAGGCCAACGCAGCCATCAGCTCTGACCTGGTCCTGGATCAGTCGGAGGAACACCTCTTCATCATGACCTCCACCATG CTGCAGAAGAGGCCGGTGGCAGAGTGCCACGAACACCTGGACTGCCAGGCCTGTTTGTCGGCCCACGACCCCTACTGTGGCTGGTGTGTCCTGGAGGGGAG GTGTGGCCAGCGGTCTCAGTGTTCACACAGGGCTCAGGAGGGCCAGTGGCTGTGGAGCTTCGACATGGAGCAGCAGTGCCTCACCATCCAGTCCCTCAGCCCCTCCAACATCAGCCGTGAGGAGAAGGGACGT ATTGCTCTATCGGTCCCGGGCCTGCCCATCCTAGAAGAGGACAACTCGTACGCCTGTTACTTCCATGACACTGAGAGTCCTGCCACGGTCACCGACACGGGCGTCACCTGCCTCTCCCCTGACCCCCACAGGGTGCCAGCTGTGCCCCCTGGACAAG AGTTTGTCACGGTCACCCTGTCCCTGCGCTTCGGTGATGTCGTCATCACGGCAACAGAGTTCACCTTCTACGACTGTACCGCAGTCAAGCAGCTGTCTGGGAGCGTGCC TTGCCGTGGTTGCGTGTTGAGTCGCTGGGGCTGCAACTGGTGTGTCCACCAGCACACCTGTACCCACAAGCCCACCTGTGACAAGGGGGTCATCATCTACAACGAACAC TTTAAACTCCCCACCTCGGCTCCTCCCACTACTAAAGCCGTAACTATAACAACGACTTCCCCATCCACAACTGTGGCCCCCACAACAGCAACTGCGCCCCCAACAACTACAACAGCAACCGCGCCCCCAACAACGACAACTACCACAATTACAACAACTATCGCCACGACTACAACAACCGAAGCCCCAACCACCATAGCTACCACCGAGGAGCCTCCGACAACAACCCTGCCTACAACTGTCCCCACAACCACCACACCAGAGCCGACTACACCGCCCACCACTGCTATGTCGACGGAGGCCCCCACCACTCTTCCCCCTACAACGTTAGTCGAGGCTACAACGCCCAAGCCTGAGACCACCACCAGTGAGAAAGAGGAGCAAACAACCACAGGAGAGCTCTTTGCAGAGGCTGAAAGTGAAACTGAAGGCCCTGTGGTTACCCCTGGTGACATGGAGCTCGCCGCGGAAACCGAGGTGGCGACAGTTATGACCGAAGACGAGCAGCCGTCCGATGATCTCGCCACCCTAAACCCCCTGGCATTCCCCCCCGAGACATCCCCATTGGAAGTGGTCATCGCGTCCCCCCCTCAGGAACTGGACGAGGCTTTGACTCTGGCCAAGCCCCCCATGGAGGTCCAGCCCACCACTGGCAGCTCCCCCTTCCCGACCCCCTTCCCCCTGTGGGAACCGGCCAACTCGGAGCCCACCTTCCACCTAGACCTGACGGGAGCCCACTTCCCTCCCCCACTAGAGCCCCTCCCCCCCACTGAGGCGGAGGGCCAGGGAGCCGAGCCGGAAGTGTTCCTCTGGCCCatggaggaagtggaggaggagaCGGAGGGCACAGCGGCGGAGAACGACACCAGCGTGGCGTTTTCAGCCACCACCGTGCTTTCAGGGGACGGAGAGGCAGCTGAGCACTCCCCTTCGGCCTCTGCCTACCCCCGACTTCTTGACGCCGACTCAGAGCTGGACTACCAGTACGACTCGGCCGACATCTTCCTGCCG gacaGAGACCTGGACTACGAGTGTGTGTTGGTGATCGAGGGCCGTACGGTGGTGGTGGATGCCTATGTGGAGATGGACGAGATGAACCCGTCTCTCTTTGACATCACCTGTCAGCTGCACCAG TATTCCTACTCTGCCCCGGCGGAAGAGTACAACGCCATGGTGTACGTGAAGAGGCGGGACACCTTCCACGTGGACAGCGCTCACGACCTGTATG tgaCTCTGTACAACTGTTCAGTGGGGCGTTCAGACTGTAGCCGGTGTCACACGGCGGACCAGAAGTATGGCTGTGTGTGGTGCGGAGGGGGCCAGTCCACCTGTCTCTACGGAGACTCCTGCAGCGAGCCTATCGAACAGACCTGCCCCGCCCCCGTCATTCATACC ATCGAGCCCCTGTCAGGTCTGGTGGAGGGGGGCACGGTGGTGACCATCTCAGGGTCCAACCTGGGCCAGAAGGCTGAGGACATTCTCCACTCTGTCAGTGTGGCCGGGGTTTCTTGCTCTGTCATCCCCCACCTCTACGAGGTCTCCTCCAG GATCGTGTGTAAGACTGAAGCCAGCGGGGGAGAGAAGATGGGCCAGGTGTCAGTAGAAGTGAGCGGGGGAGAGTTTGGCCTCTCCAGCCAGAGGTTCAGTTACCAGGACCCCTTTGTGATGGAGGTGTCCCCCCAGAGGGGTCCCATGGCGGGGGGATCATCCCTTACCATCACTGGGAGGAACCTGCTCACGGGACGCCCCTCTGACATCACTGTCACTGTGGGAGGAGTGCCCTGTGTCAT TTCGTCGGAGGTCCAGGAgggcagtgtggtgtgtgtgacggGCAGCAGCAATGGGACGGGAGAGCACCGCGTGACGCTTCGCTATGGCGACAGCCAGCGCCACCTCCACGAGTCGGCCTACCGCTACACCCCCAACCCCAACATCACCCAGGCCGCGCCCGCCAAGAGCttcctcag cgGTGGTCGTCTGGTCTTCGTGTCTGGTCATAACCTGGATGTGGTGCAGGAACCTAGGATGTTGGTGACCCTGTCCCCCTATGAGTCCATCGgccagaggaagagaaggaggagtggaAGCGAAAGGGAGGAAGAGACTGAGGACAAGGTGCTGCTGTTGAGGCATCGCAGGATCGTCCCGGAGCCCCATTGCCCCGGGGACCCCCTATGCTCCATAAAACAG tacATAGAGCGCTGCGAGGTGAACTCCTCCAGTCTGATCCTGTGTCGGAGCCCGGCGGTGGAGCCCTCGGTGTGGGGCTCGCGGGTTGATGTGGCCTTCCTCCTGGACAACCTGCGCTTCCCGTTCGGTGCCGTCAGCCCCCAGGGGGCCTTCAGCTACGAGCCCAACCCTGTGCTGCACCCGCTCAACCAGCAGGAGCCCCTCAAGCCCTACCGCTACAACCCAGGAAGCTTCATTCAGCTGGAG GGTGAGAACTTGGACCTGGCCATCTCtaaggaggaggtggtggtactggtgggggagggtgtgtgtgccGTGAAGACCCTCACCAGGAACCACCTGTACTGCGAGCCCCCGCCCCAGCAGCCCGTCCCGGGACCTCCCAACGGCGGCAGGAAGCGCGAGGGCGCCGACACGCTGCCCGAGTTCACC gtccACATGGGCAACCTGAACTTCTCCCTGGGCAGGGTGCAGTATGACACCCTCAGCCTGTCCACCTTCCCCCTCGAGGCCCAGATAGGGGTGGGCGTGGGGGCCTCCATTGTAGCCCTCATCGTCCTCATCATAGTCCTCATCTacag gAGGAAGAGTAAGCAGGCTCTGAGGGACTACAAGAAGGTACAGATCCAGTTGGAGAACCTGGAGACCAGCGTGAGAGACCGGTGCAAGAAAGAGTTCACAG ACCTGATGACGGAGATGATGGACATGTCCAGTGACCTGGTGGGCTCAGGCATTCCCTTCCTGGACTACCGGCGCTACGCCGAGCGGATTTTCTTCCCGGGCCACCGCGAGTCGCCCCTGCGGAGGGATCTGGACGTGCAGGAGTGTCGACGGGCCACAGTGGAGCAGGGCCTGGTGCAGCTCTCCAACCTGCTCAACAGCAAACTCTTCCTCACCAAG TTCATCCATACTCTGGAGAGCCAGCGGACGTTCTCGCCTCGGGACCGGGCCTACGTGGCATCTCTCCTGACGGTGGCGCTGCACGGTAAACTGGAGTACTTCACCGACATCCTCAAGACCCTCCTCAATGATCTAGTGGAGCAGTACGTGGCCAAGAACCCAAAGCTCATGCTGCGAAG AACGGAGACAGTGGTGGAGAAGCTTCTGACCAACTGGATGTCCATCTGCCTTTACGCTTTCCTCAGG GACTCTGCAGGCGAGTCCCTGTACATGTTGTTCAGGGCTATCAAGCACCAGGTGGACAAGGGGCCGGTGGATGCGGTGACGGGAAAAGCAAAGTACACGCTCAACGACAACCGCCTGCTCCGAGAAGACGTGGAGtacaagaccctg acCCTGAACGTGTTGATGCAGGGTGGGGGGGTGAACGAGACCCAGCCGCTGCCCTCCAAGGTGCTGGACATAGACACCATCACCCAGGTGAAGGAGAAACTCCTGGACCAGGTCTACAAGGGCACCTCCTTCTCCCACCGGCCACACACAGACTCCCTAGACCTGG agtgGAGGTCCGGTGTAGCTGGTCATTTGATCCTGTCTGATGAAGACCTGACATCTGTTGTCCAGGGCAACTGGAAGCGCCTcaatacactacaacactacaag GTTCCAGATGGCGCGACAGTGGCTTTGGTCCCGCGCCACAGCAAACACATCCACCACGACAATCATGACTACGTAGCAGGGGAAA AGACGCCCATGCTGGAGGACGCGGACGAGGGCGGGGTGAGGCTGTGGCACCTGGTCAAGGCCAGTGAGGAGCCTGAGCTACCCAAGCACCGCCGGGGCAgcgtgagggagagggagagggccaAGGCTATACCAGAGATCTACCTCACACGCCTGCTCTCTATGAAG ggAACTCTGCAGAAGTTTGTAGacgacctgttcactgtgatccTGTCTACCAGTCGTCCCGTTCCGCTGGCCGTCAAGTACTTCTTTGACCTGCTGGACGACCAGGCACAACACCACGCCATCACTGACCCCGAGACCATCCACATCTGGAAGaccaacag TTTGCCCCTGAGGTTCTGGATCAACATTGTGAAGAACCCCCAGTTCATCTTTGACGTTCAGCCCTCGGACCACGTGGACGCTGTGCTGACGGTCATCTCCCAGACGTTCATGGACTCCTGCACCACCGCTGAGCACAAGctgggcaga GATTCACCAATCAACAAACTGCTGTATGCCCGAGACATCCCCCGTTACAAGCAGATGGTGGAAAGGTACTACGCTGACATCAGACAGACCATCTCTGCCAGTGATCAGGAGATGAACTCCGCTCTAGCAGAGCTGTCCAGG AATTACTCAGGAGAGTTGAATTACCTTGTCGCCCTGCACGAGTTGTACAAGTACATCAACAAATACTATGACCAG atCATCGGGGCCCTAGAGGAGGACAGCATGGCCCAGAAAATGCAGCTGGGCTACCGGCTCCAGCAGGTCGCTGCAGCCGTGGAGAACAAAGTCACCGACTTGTGA